CTGCCCGCCAACGCACACCCCCACTCTCCCCAGCCGCTCCTCGGGACACTCCGTCAGCCGATacgccctccctccctccgctCCTCGGGGGTCCTTGATCAGCCGGCACCTCTTCCAGCCGCTCTTTGGGGCTCCCTCCGATAAGCGAcattctcccttcccctgcccgcCTCACCACAGCCTCCCCGCTCGGGACTGCGCCTGCAGGCCGCCTCTCCGGCCCTGTGACACGCTCACCtccgcggcgccgccgccgctcgcccGCCCCGCAGCATTTCAAACGGCGGGCGGACGGGGCCCCGCTGGGCCGCTTCACACCCACCGGCCGCGCACTGCCCGGCGACGGCCGCGCGACGCAACGCGATTGGCTGAGCCGCGGGACGGGGCGGAGCGCTCCGCGCATGAAGTGAGGGGGCGGGACCGGAGGCGGGACCAGGTCTTGCTAAGGCGGGGCGATCCGCGCCGGGGGCGCGGCGCCGCAGGAGGGACCAGGCGGGGGCTCGGGGGGAACAGGAGTTTATAGCGGGGTGGGGGCGGTCGTGGCTGCCCGCGGCTCCCAGCGGCTCCCAGCCGCTCATGAGCAGGTAGGACTGGTTGGCCATGTCGGTGCTGGACAGGCGGCCCCCAGAGTGCTCCGGCGGCGGGCcgggcagcacctccagcaggcagggcaggacggTCTCCTCTGGCGGCTGCTTTTCGAAGGCATGGCCTGGGGCGATATGGAGTGGACGGGGTAGGGGCTGCCATTTTAGCTGCCCCCGGGAGCAGCTGAGTCGCCCTGCCCACCCACTGGCCTGGCCGTGcttgctgctttcctggaggAAGCTGCCCAGAGCACGGTGCAGCTCAGGAACGGGCGGCCGGAGTTTCGGCTTCATGTTGCTGGGTACGCAGGAAGGGGCATCGAATTTACCCTCAGACTTGAGGTGCCCTAATGCCCCATTCAAGTTGCCCAGGCTTGGTGCTGGACCCCCCCGCCTGCCCCCGGCACAGCCCTTACCTGTagagggaggggaaggtgcAACACAGCCCCAGGAGCGTTGCTGAGAAGAGCAGCGGCACCACCGTAACACTGGGGCTGAGCCAGCCTGCATCGGCGGAGGAATGCCGGAACTGTAGCCTTTCCCAGAGCCACCATCTCTGAGCCCCTCGCAGCCCCCTGCCCCGTGCCCCCCTCCCCATTTCCAGCACTGTCTGCCTCTTGCCCTCAGCCGTGAGGCTTCTGCGGCcgcagcctccagccctgccccttaccCGCATCGGCCACGGCATCAACCACAACGGGTTTGGTCCCGGCGCTCCAGCTGCCCGGTACCACGGCCCGCTGGGCTGGGCCCGCACCTGCGCGGGGTAGCGGGAGCCTGGCTGCAGGTCCAGGACCTCTTTCCTCGCTGCTCGCGGAACCTGCAGGACCTGCGGGGCAGAGCCGAGCCGGAGGCatggctgctgtgggctggcaccaAGGGGCGGATCCCGCTTGGCCCGAGCCCGCGCCTGCCGTGTGTCAGCAGCGGAGGGGGGCAGCGCTGCTCGGGGTTCCCTGGGCAGGCCTTGCCTTCCAGTCATGGCTTTTCTCCATGGCATAGCGGACCTGGTagtccagctgctctgcaggcagctccaggggcgGCAGCCACTGCACGCTCAGCCGGCCCTGCGACACTGTTGCCTGCACAAGCTGTGGGGCATCTGTGAGCATTGCTGGTGTTGGGGATAGGCATTCGTCGCTCCTGTGAAACGGGACATGGGACACTGTGTCCCCTGTGAGCCAAGCAGGGGCTGCGGTGGCACTGGGACTCACCAGCCTGGTGCAGCCAAAAGGGCTCCTTGAAGTAGCTGAGTGTGGGCAGCATGTGGGTCCTGGTGACATTCACCAGGACAGagatggcactgccagccttggGCTGGAAAGTGCAGGCAtaggtgccctgtgcccctctgcTTACCTCCTCGCACTGTTGCCATGCATCTTCCCtgtgggaggagtggggagcCAGTCAGTCTCACCAAAGCAAACCCACAGCCAgcattcctcctgctcttccccaggAAAGCTACTGCTGCTTGTAGTTGGAGGTGCAATGTGGTGAGGGGGTATGAGATTGGTGGTGGaagggcaggacagagcagggcatggGCAAGGGGCCCAGTGTGGGATATTGGGACACAGCAGGACCAGTGGTCTCTGGGATGTGCCTGCATGGGTGCCACCTGCCTGCCATGCCCCTTACCTTGTGCCAGCCCCGCTCGGAGGTGGCCGGTAGAGGagctggtgggagctgtggggctctgcagggtccCAGCTCCACTCGCAGCGCTCGTGCCGCAGGTAAGGggttctgcagcacagcccgatgtctcctgggcagggagagccaggacagggagggggCTGCTTCCCCTTGGCCCCCCAAAACTTGGGAGTCACACCTTGCTACAACAGGACCctcacccctgcagccccaggcgtGGGTGCCTCCCTGCTGTTGCTGCCAGCACCCTGCAGAGGGGATGGCTGCTCACCGGAGGAGTGGGGGgtctctgcagccagagcctgtGACCAGGGCCCCCAGACGCCGTCCATGGAGGTACCGTCGGGCTTGCTGCACAGCTGGATGTGGTGCCTCACCCCTGGCTCCAGGCCCCAGAGCACCACCCAAGTGTTGGCCTGGAccagcctctgcaggagagGGGCCAAGCTGAGGAGCAACTGCAGGCTCCAAAggcccctgcccatccctgacACCTCCAAGgacctgtcccagtgctgctcatttcagagggtgctgccttggtggagagaaaaatcaatcttctgcctttcagggagctgaacGAGAAGGGACTCTTCACCATCCAACACCTGGCTGGGTCCCATTCAGAGGTCCTGCTTTGAAGCCTCCGTCAGGTTTGCTTGGCAGTTACCAGCGAGGTGAGAACATTGTTCTGAATTGTCCCCTATACTTCATACACGGTGTGTAGAGTAGGTATGTGCttgtgttggaaaagaaatgaaa
This Ammospiza nelsoni isolate bAmmNel1 chromosome 22, bAmmNel1.pri, whole genome shotgun sequence DNA region includes the following protein-coding sequences:
- the LOC132082864 gene encoding LOW QUALITY PROTEIN: thrombopoietin receptor-like (The sequence of the model RefSeq protein was modified relative to this genomic sequence to represent the inferred CDS: inserted 1 base in 1 codon); this encodes MGRGLWSLQLLLSLAPLLQRLVQANTWVVLWGLEPGVRHHIQLCSKPDGTSMDGVWGPWSQALAAETPHSSGDIGLCCRTPYLRHERCEWSWDPAEPHSSHQLLYRPPPSGAGTREDAWQQCEEVSRGAQGTYACTFQPKAGSAISVLVNVTRTHMLPTLSYFKEPFWLHQAAMLTDAPQLVQATVSQGRLSVQWLPPLELPAEQLDYQVRYAMEKSHDWKVLQVPRAARKEVLDLQPGSRYPAQVRAQPSGPWYXGSWSAGTKPVVVDAVADAGWLSPSVTVVPLLFSATLLGLCCTFPSLYSNMKPKLRPPVPELHRALGSFLQESSKHGQASHAFEKQPPEETVLPCLLEVLPGPPPEHSGGRLSSTDMANQSYLLMSGWEPPGPASGPAPSLHARSAPPRPAAQPIALRRAAVAGQCAAGGCEAAQRGPVRPPFEMLRGGRAAAAPRR